A single window of Acanthopagrus latus isolate v.2019 chromosome 1, fAcaLat1.1, whole genome shotgun sequence DNA harbors:
- the thumpd1 gene encoding THUMP domain-containing protein 1, translating to MSAVANDSRKRSKKRYGAGHNKRWKGSRELEVGMQGILITCNMNERKCTAEAFNLLNEYADQLFGPEKLQDNNGSSSEEEEAEEEDVDVALKKEVAQLQASGAKREQRFQALESGANNVIFIKTHNLESDKLVHHILSDLHTTKKKKSRVILRMLPVTGTCKAFQEDMVKYLTTFLEPWFKTPNCGTYQIAFKARNSSHNKRDEIIKSIAGLVGKLNPKNKVDLTNPELTIIVEVIKAVCCLSVVKDYTLYRKYNVQEVVKEDTPKPDVTTVKKSDAIAAEQKEERDADETNKDEKKGDGDKDVPLDSEQVDKGEGDGE from the exons ATGTCGGCCGTGGCCAACGACTCGAGGAAACGGAGCAAGAAGCGGTACGGAGCCGGCCACAACAAGCGGTGGAAGGGCTCCCGGGAGCTGGAGGTGGGCATGCAGGGGATCCTCATCACATGCAACATGAACGAGAGGAAGTGCACAGCGGAGGCCTTCAACCTGCTCAATGAGTACGCAGACCAGCTCTTCGGGCCTGAGAAG CTCCAAGATAATAATGGGAGCAGCagcgaagaagaggaggctgaggaggaggatgttgaTGTAGCGCTGAAGAAGGAGGTGGCACAGCTGCAAGCATCTGGAGCTAAACGGGAGCAGCGCTTCCAGGCTTTGGAAAGTGGAGCAAACAATGTCATCTTCATCAAGACTCACAATCTGG AATCTGACAAGCTGGTTCATCACATCCTGTCTGATCTCCACACCACCAAGAAGAAAAAGTCACGTGTGATCCTTCGAATGCTGCCA GTAACTGGAACATGCAAGGCCTTCCAGGAAGACATGGTGAAGTACCTGACCACTTTCCTGGAGCCTTGGTTCAAAACCCCAAACTGCGGTACCTACCAGATCGCCTTCAAGGCCCGAAACAGCAGCCACAACAAGAGAGACGAAATCATCAAATCAATCGCAG GCTTAGTGGGGAAGCTGAACCCGAAGAACAAGGTGGATCTGACCAACCCAGAACTGACGATCATTGTGGAGGTCATCAAGGCCGTGTGCTGCCTCAGCGTGGTTAAAGACTATACGCTGTATAGAAAGTACAATGTCCAGGAAGTAGTGAAAGAGGACACACCGAAGCCTGACGTGACCACCGTAAAAAAATCAGACGCAATCGCAGCTGAGCAGAAGGAAGAGCGTGACGCGGACGAGACAAACAAGGACGAGAAGAAAGGCGACGGAGACAAAGATGTGCCGCTGGACAGCGAGCAGGTCGATAAGGGTGAAGGTGACGGAGAGTAA
- the eri2 gene encoding ERI1 exoribonuclease 2 isoform X1 has translation MTTKKLARELGLLRQRSQSSNGSKKSLVSNQIFSYLIVIDFESTCWREKNNYGQEIIEFPAVLLNTSTGEVESEFHTYVQPQEHPILSDFCTELTGITQMQVEAGIPLQICLSRFSRWLQNLQLNMGVVFSNIQQRTSATTASQKLCTFLTWSDWDLGVCLQYECKRKQLHKPDVLNSWIDLRSTYRLFYDRKPKGLNGALQDLGIQFSGREHSGLDDARNTAHLAARMMRDGCVMKITRSLVRTPLMAKPMHGNTTADNKEKSTTNKEENTLTTNNPSVSNIPPKSCQMKLGSGVIRGGSDPKDNMSPVQESVQICQSLISPKTLLNGSTTPLWGRSATAKAATNIPSLVMRNCPSSHDDNSNNSLVLCFTTVGCLSNQPQTKQPSKIGEKVGLVEEEECAELLVETEDRCGSYDDVVLEGDDGVISETERESDIDYVSDFDSGCHVWEESDNRHSTGGQVTIRDDTRETVRADNNFKTQNMTSSTTSLSTKKMKFSVNMFSHLDEIRQHSTISETKSCFAVPKTPKSKLNQRKTGLKTSVGVQGKLSEPRDNTETNTPFPFRHHPFMPEKTSTPNSSFARPKAVITPHTSNKKTPQSSFTIYTSPGNSSRTSSSVPFNASKTVLSSLSTNTLSSRTIQSSFSVPMKGGQRVTSPLCGCGRRAKRQVVSNGGPNQGRGFYCCPVRRSGSGGTIQKGCEFFKWESALVKSSSVASPAVRSSVSLCQINSTLSCRPPQRSTIRKSY, from the exons ATGACTACAAAGAAACTGGCCAG AGAATTAGGATTATTGAGGCAGCGGAGTCAGTCCTCTAATGGGTCCAAGAAATCACTGGTATCCA ATCAAATATTTTCATACCTGATTGTGATTGACTTTGAGTCCACTTgctggagagagaagaacaaCTACGGCCAGGAAATCA TTGAGTTTCCTGCTGTTCTCCTGAACACATCCACAGGTGAGGTCGAGTCAGAGTTTCACACTTATGTTCAACCTCAAGAGCACCCCATTCTGTCAGACTTCTGCACTGAGCTGACTGGGATTACACAG ATGCAAGTTGAAGCAGGGATCCCCCTGCAGATCTGTCTTTCCCGGTTCAGCCGCTGGCTGCAAAACCTGCAGCTCAATATGGGCGTGGTCTTTTCCAATATACAACAGAGAACTTCTGCAACTACAGCTTCTCAAAAACTGTGTACTTTCCTCACATGGTCAG ACTGGGATCTTGGAGTTTGTTTGCAGTACGAGTGCAAACGCAAGCAGCTCCATAAACCTGATGTGCTCAACAGCTGGATAGACCTGAGAAGCACCTACAGG TTGTTTTACGACAGGAAACCCAAAGGCCTGAACGGGGCTCTGCAAGATCTAGGAATACAGTTTTCGGGGCGAGAACATTCTG GTTTGGATGATGCCCGAAATACAGCTCACCTGGCAGCGAGGATGATGAGGGATGGGTGCGTCATGAAGATCACTAGGAGCCTGGTGAGG ACCCCATTAATGGCCAAACCAATGCATGGAAACACAActgcagacaacaaagaaaaatccacCACcaataaagaggaaaacacattgACCACAAACAACCCTTCAGTGTCCAACATTCCTCCCAAATCATGTCAGATGAAATTGGGGTCAGGGGTAATCAGAGGGGGTTCTGATCCAAAGGACAACATGAGTCCAGTTCAGGAATCTGTTCAAATCTGTCAAAGCCTGATCTCTCCAAAGACATTGCTGAATGGTTCAACTACGCCACTATGGGGGAGGTCAGCCACAGCAAAGGCTGCGACGAATATCCCCTCTTTGGTGATGAGAAATTGTCCTTCATCACATGATGATAATAGCAACAACAGCCTTGTTCTGTGTTTCACTACAGTGGGCTGCCTTTCAAATCAGCCTCAGACAAAACAGCCCTCAAAAATAGGAGAAAAAGTTGGacttgtggaggaagaggaatgtGCAGAGCTCTTAGTGGAAACAGAGGACAGGTGTGGTTCATACGATGATGTGGTGTTGGAGGGGGACGATGGTGTCATAAGTGAAACGGAGAGAGAATCTGATATCGACTATGTGTCAGATTTTGACAGCGGATGTCACGTGTGGGAAGAGTCTGATAATAGACATTCAACAGGCGGTCAGGTCACAATAAGGGATGACACGAGAGAAACAGTGAGGGCTGACAACAACTTTAAAACTCAAAACATGACCTCATCAACAACTTCTCTCTCTACAAAAAAGATGAAATTCAGTGTTAATATGTTTAGTCACTTGGATGAGATCAGGCAGCATTCAACAATCTCGGAGACCAAATCTTGTTTTGCTGTGCCTAAAACTCCAAAATCCAAATTGAACCAGCGCAAAACAGGACTTAAAACCTCTGTAGGAGTTCAAGGAAAGCTCAGTGAGCCTCGTGATaatactgaaacaaacacacccttTCCATTCAGGCACCATCCCTTCATGCCAGAGAAGACCTCCACTCCCAATTCCTCATTTGCCAGGCCCAAAGCAGTCATCACACCACACACAAGTAACAAAAAGACTCCACAATCTTCCTTTACCATCTACACTTCCCCAGGAAACTCCTCCCGTACCTCCTCATCTGTCCCCTTTAACGCCTCCAAGACTGTCCTCTCCTCGTTGTCAACCAACACACTCTCCTCACGCACCATCCAGTCCTCCTTTTCTGTACCAAtgaaaggaggacagagggtAACATCCCCGCTGTGTGGATGTGGGCGCCGCGCAAAGCGTCAGGTCGTGTCAAACGGTGGTCCGAACCAGGGGCGAGGGTTTTATTGCTGTCCTGTTCGCCGGTCGGGCAGTGGAGGCACGATCCAGAAGGGATGCGAGTTCTTTAAGTGGGAGTCCGCTCTGGTGAAGAGCAGCTCAGTGGCCTCTCCTGCTGTCAGGTCATCGGTGTCACTCTGTCAGATCAACTCAACTCTGAGCTGTCGTCCACCCCAGAGGTCAACAATAAGAAAGAGCTATTAA
- the eri2 gene encoding ERI1 exoribonuclease 2 isoform X2, which translates to MQVEAGIPLQICLSRFSRWLQNLQLNMGVVFSNIQQRTSATTASQKLCTFLTWSDWDLGVCLQYECKRKQLHKPDVLNSWIDLRSTYRLFYDRKPKGLNGALQDLGIQFSGREHSGLDDARNTAHLAARMMRDGCVMKITRSLVRTPLMAKPMHGNTTADNKEKSTTNKEENTLTTNNPSVSNIPPKSCQMKLGSGVIRGGSDPKDNMSPVQESVQICQSLISPKTLLNGSTTPLWGRSATAKAATNIPSLVMRNCPSSHDDNSNNSLVLCFTTVGCLSNQPQTKQPSKIGEKVGLVEEEECAELLVETEDRCGSYDDVVLEGDDGVISETERESDIDYVSDFDSGCHVWEESDNRHSTGGQVTIRDDTRETVRADNNFKTQNMTSSTTSLSTKKMKFSVNMFSHLDEIRQHSTISETKSCFAVPKTPKSKLNQRKTGLKTSVGVQGKLSEPRDNTETNTPFPFRHHPFMPEKTSTPNSSFARPKAVITPHTSNKKTPQSSFTIYTSPGNSSRTSSSVPFNASKTVLSSLSTNTLSSRTIQSSFSVPMKGGQRVTSPLCGCGRRAKRQVVSNGGPNQGRGFYCCPVRRSGSGGTIQKGCEFFKWESALVKSSSVASPAVRSSVSLCQINSTLSCRPPQRSTIRKSY; encoded by the exons ATGCAAGTTGAAGCAGGGATCCCCCTGCAGATCTGTCTTTCCCGGTTCAGCCGCTGGCTGCAAAACCTGCAGCTCAATATGGGCGTGGTCTTTTCCAATATACAACAGAGAACTTCTGCAACTACAGCTTCTCAAAAACTGTGTACTTTCCTCACATGGTCAG ACTGGGATCTTGGAGTTTGTTTGCAGTACGAGTGCAAACGCAAGCAGCTCCATAAACCTGATGTGCTCAACAGCTGGATAGACCTGAGAAGCACCTACAGG TTGTTTTACGACAGGAAACCCAAAGGCCTGAACGGGGCTCTGCAAGATCTAGGAATACAGTTTTCGGGGCGAGAACATTCTG GTTTGGATGATGCCCGAAATACAGCTCACCTGGCAGCGAGGATGATGAGGGATGGGTGCGTCATGAAGATCACTAGGAGCCTGGTGAGG ACCCCATTAATGGCCAAACCAATGCATGGAAACACAActgcagacaacaaagaaaaatccacCACcaataaagaggaaaacacattgACCACAAACAACCCTTCAGTGTCCAACATTCCTCCCAAATCATGTCAGATGAAATTGGGGTCAGGGGTAATCAGAGGGGGTTCTGATCCAAAGGACAACATGAGTCCAGTTCAGGAATCTGTTCAAATCTGTCAAAGCCTGATCTCTCCAAAGACATTGCTGAATGGTTCAACTACGCCACTATGGGGGAGGTCAGCCACAGCAAAGGCTGCGACGAATATCCCCTCTTTGGTGATGAGAAATTGTCCTTCATCACATGATGATAATAGCAACAACAGCCTTGTTCTGTGTTTCACTACAGTGGGCTGCCTTTCAAATCAGCCTCAGACAAAACAGCCCTCAAAAATAGGAGAAAAAGTTGGacttgtggaggaagaggaatgtGCAGAGCTCTTAGTGGAAACAGAGGACAGGTGTGGTTCATACGATGATGTGGTGTTGGAGGGGGACGATGGTGTCATAAGTGAAACGGAGAGAGAATCTGATATCGACTATGTGTCAGATTTTGACAGCGGATGTCACGTGTGGGAAGAGTCTGATAATAGACATTCAACAGGCGGTCAGGTCACAATAAGGGATGACACGAGAGAAACAGTGAGGGCTGACAACAACTTTAAAACTCAAAACATGACCTCATCAACAACTTCTCTCTCTACAAAAAAGATGAAATTCAGTGTTAATATGTTTAGTCACTTGGATGAGATCAGGCAGCATTCAACAATCTCGGAGACCAAATCTTGTTTTGCTGTGCCTAAAACTCCAAAATCCAAATTGAACCAGCGCAAAACAGGACTTAAAACCTCTGTAGGAGTTCAAGGAAAGCTCAGTGAGCCTCGTGATaatactgaaacaaacacacccttTCCATTCAGGCACCATCCCTTCATGCCAGAGAAGACCTCCACTCCCAATTCCTCATTTGCCAGGCCCAAAGCAGTCATCACACCACACACAAGTAACAAAAAGACTCCACAATCTTCCTTTACCATCTACACTTCCCCAGGAAACTCCTCCCGTACCTCCTCATCTGTCCCCTTTAACGCCTCCAAGACTGTCCTCTCCTCGTTGTCAACCAACACACTCTCCTCACGCACCATCCAGTCCTCCTTTTCTGTACCAAtgaaaggaggacagagggtAACATCCCCGCTGTGTGGATGTGGGCGCCGCGCAAAGCGTCAGGTCGTGTCAAACGGTGGTCCGAACCAGGGGCGAGGGTTTTATTGCTGTCCTGTTCGCCGGTCGGGCAGTGGAGGCACGATCCAGAAGGGATGCGAGTTCTTTAAGTGGGAGTCCGCTCTGGTGAAGAGCAGCTCAGTGGCCTCTCCTGCTGTCAGGTCATCGGTGTCACTCTGTCAGATCAACTCAACTCTGAGCTGTCGTCCACCCCAGAGGTCAACAATAAGAAAGAGCTATTAA
- the LOC119017138 gene encoding dual specificity tyrosine-phosphorylation-regulated kinase 1B-like isoform X2 yields MEATKLRESRPSELPSEYKFLKVLGEGVFGKVVKCVNKETREIVAIKMPKSLDNSTENEIPVLRKIKRHNLDKYNIVKYIDCFKTCFGKALVFEPLDISLYHYIKKTNSTPMLLHDIRTIIRQMATALNVLKGIEVIHTDLKLDNIMLVDHQRRPFKVKLIDFGLAISRSEVRRGSILQPRAFRSPEIILGCHFSEAIDMWTLGCAMFEMICGHHPFAGDNQNEILLSIVQLLGQPANRVLENGRRTKSFFYINDDKVWAIKTGIEAKKCHEFKSLDDLKGMRLEKNNKTEAVEREQCVELLKAMLKVNADERITPREVLTHPFITKNYPSNSVLAPASRPSSPTGTSGPSGPSGPSSPSGPSSPSSSSSPSSPPGPSSPSPEKPRAENTTLLDDQEGTVSEPPAAPLKDGDSSNLQLDNCTPAAENLPPGVILVPLATAENTTLLDDQEGTVSETAAAPLKDEDSSNIQRDDCTASARNLLSGVILVRRATAETTSLLDDQESTVSEPPAAPLKDEDSSNIQRDDCTASARNLLSGVILVRRATAENTTLLDDQESTVSEPPAAAPLKDEDCSNIQSDNCSPAENLPSGVILVRPATAENTTLLEDQESTVSFQSGLNKTESESTVRNTNSNTKTSEDSATCDTEPKKKGKKKKRGIFSWLRKIFSCCVSLHSLGMCEDSSV; encoded by the exons ATGGAAGCTACTAAACTGAGAGAAAGTCGTCCCTCCGAACTCCCCAGCGAATATAAATTCCTGAAAGTTCTGGGAGAGGGCGTCTTTGGAAAGGTGGTGAAATGTGTGAACAAGGAGACCCGAGAGATTGTGGCGATCAAGATGCCTAAAAGCTTGGATAACAGTACCGAGAATGAG ATCCCCGTGCTGAGAAAGATCAAGCGCCACAACCTTGACAAATACAACATTGTCAAGTACATCGACTGTTTTAAGACCTGTTTTGGAAAGGCGCTTGTGTTTGAGCCACTGGATATAAGCCTATATCACTACATCAAGAAGACAAATTCTACCCCCATGCTTCTGCACGACATCAGAACCATCATCCGACAG ATGGCCACAGCACTTAATGTGCTGAAGGGGATCGAGGTGATCCACACCGATCTCAAACTGGACAACATAATGCTGGTGGATCACCAACGACGACCCTTTAAAGTAAAGCTGATAGACTTCGGTCTGGCCATTTCCAGATCAGAGGTCAGGAGGGGCAGCATTCTGCAGCCACGAGCTTTTAG GTCTCCGGAAATTATTCTGGGCTGTCACTTTTCTGAGGCCATTGATATGTGGACCCTGGGCTGTGCGATGTTCGAGATGATCTGCGGCCATCACCCGTTCGCAGGAgacaatcaaaatgaaata TTGCTGAGCATTGTTCAACTGCTGGGTCAGCCAGCCAACCGTGTTCTTGAAAATGGTCGACGGACGAAGAGTTTCTTCTACATCAATGATGACAAAGTGTGGGCGATCAAG ACTGGTATTGAAGCCAAAAAGTGCCACGAGTTCAAATCTCTGGATGATCTGAAAGGA ATGCGTCTGGAGAAGAATAACAAAACTGAGGCAGTggagagagagcagtgtgtcGAGCTCCTGAAGGCAATGCTGAAAGTTAACGCAGATGAGAGGATCACTCCCCGTGAAGTCCTCACTCATCCATTTATCACCAAAAATTACCCCAG CAATAGCGTTTTGGCACCAGCATCCCGTCCATCCAGTCCAACCGGTACATCTGGTCCATCTGGTCCATCTGGTCCATCCAGTCCATCCGGTCCATCCAGTCCATCCAGTTCATCCAGTCCATCCAGTCCACCCGGTCCATCCAGTCCATCACCTGAGAAACCCAGAGCCGAGAACACAACACTGCTGGACGATCAGGAGGGTACAGTTAGtgagcctcctgctgctcctctgaaggatggAGACAGCAGTAACCTCCAACTGGACAACTGcactcctgctgctgaaaatcTGCCACCAGGTGTGATCCTGGTTCCACTTGCGACAGCCGAGAACACAACACTGCTGGACGATCAGGAGGGTACAGTCAGtgagactgctgctgctcctctgaaggatgaaGACAGCAGTAACATCCAACGAGATGACTGCACTGCATCTGCTAGAAATCTGCTATCAGGTGTGATCCTGGTTCGACGTGCGACAGCCGAGACCACATCACTGCTGGACGATCAGGAGAGTACAGTTAGtgagcctcctgctgctcctctgaaggatgaaGACAGCAGTAACATCCAACGAGATGACTGCACTGCATCTGCTAGAAATCTGCTATCAGGTGTGATCCTGGTTCGACGTGCGACAGCCGAGAACACGACACTGCTGGACGATCAGGAGAGTACAGTTAGtgagcctcctgctgctgctcctctgaaggatgaaGACTGCAGTAACATCCAATCGGACAACTGCTCTCCTGCTGAAAATCTGCCATCAGGTGTGATCCTGGTTCGACCTGCGACAGCCGAGAACACGACGTTGCTGGAAGATCAGGAGAGTACAGTTAG ttttcagtctggactgaacaagacagagtcagagtccaCAGTGAGAAACACCAACAGTAACACGAAGACGTCTGAGGACTCAGCCACATGTG ACACCGAGCcaaagaagaaggggaagaagaagaaaagaggcaTTTTCTCTTGGTTGAGGAAGattttcagctgctgtgtttctctccatTCATTAGGGATGTGTGAAGACAGTTCTGTGTAG
- the LOC119017138 gene encoding dual specificity tyrosine-phosphorylation-regulated kinase 1B-like isoform X1 → MEATKLRESRPSELPSEYKFLKVLGEGVFGKVVKCVNKETREIVAIKMPKSLDNSTENEIPVLRKIKRHNLDKYNIVKYIDCFKTCFGKALVFEPLDISLYHYIKKTNSTPMLLHDIRTIIRQMATALNVLKGIEVIHTDLKLDNIMLVDHQRRPFKVKLIDFGLAISRSEVRRGSILQPRAFRSPEIILGCHFSEAIDMWTLGCAMFEMICGHHPFAGDNQNEILLSIVQLLGQPANRVLENGRRTKSFFYINDDKVWAIKTGIEAKKCHEFKSLDDLKGMRLEKNNKTEAVEREQCVELLKAMLKVNADERITPREVLTHPFITKNYPSNSVLAPASRPSSPTGTSGPSGPSGPSSPSGPSSPSSSSSPSSPPGPSSPSPEKPRAENTTLLDDQEGTVSEPPAAPLKDGDSSNLQLDNCTPAAENLPPGVILVPLATAENTTLLDDQEGTVSETAAAPLKDEDSSNIQRDDCTASARNLLSGVILVRRATAETTSLLDDQESTVSEPPAAPLKDEDSSNIQRDDCTASARNLLSGVILVRRATAENTTLLDDQESTVSEPPAAAPLKDEDCSNIQSDNCSPAENLPSGVILVRPATAENTTLLEDQESTVSFQSGLNKTESESTVRNTNSNTKTSEDSATCEDTEPKKKGKKKKRGIFSWLRKIFSCCVSLHSLGMCEDSSV, encoded by the exons ATGGAAGCTACTAAACTGAGAGAAAGTCGTCCCTCCGAACTCCCCAGCGAATATAAATTCCTGAAAGTTCTGGGAGAGGGCGTCTTTGGAAAGGTGGTGAAATGTGTGAACAAGGAGACCCGAGAGATTGTGGCGATCAAGATGCCTAAAAGCTTGGATAACAGTACCGAGAATGAG ATCCCCGTGCTGAGAAAGATCAAGCGCCACAACCTTGACAAATACAACATTGTCAAGTACATCGACTGTTTTAAGACCTGTTTTGGAAAGGCGCTTGTGTTTGAGCCACTGGATATAAGCCTATATCACTACATCAAGAAGACAAATTCTACCCCCATGCTTCTGCACGACATCAGAACCATCATCCGACAG ATGGCCACAGCACTTAATGTGCTGAAGGGGATCGAGGTGATCCACACCGATCTCAAACTGGACAACATAATGCTGGTGGATCACCAACGACGACCCTTTAAAGTAAAGCTGATAGACTTCGGTCTGGCCATTTCCAGATCAGAGGTCAGGAGGGGCAGCATTCTGCAGCCACGAGCTTTTAG GTCTCCGGAAATTATTCTGGGCTGTCACTTTTCTGAGGCCATTGATATGTGGACCCTGGGCTGTGCGATGTTCGAGATGATCTGCGGCCATCACCCGTTCGCAGGAgacaatcaaaatgaaata TTGCTGAGCATTGTTCAACTGCTGGGTCAGCCAGCCAACCGTGTTCTTGAAAATGGTCGACGGACGAAGAGTTTCTTCTACATCAATGATGACAAAGTGTGGGCGATCAAG ACTGGTATTGAAGCCAAAAAGTGCCACGAGTTCAAATCTCTGGATGATCTGAAAGGA ATGCGTCTGGAGAAGAATAACAAAACTGAGGCAGTggagagagagcagtgtgtcGAGCTCCTGAAGGCAATGCTGAAAGTTAACGCAGATGAGAGGATCACTCCCCGTGAAGTCCTCACTCATCCATTTATCACCAAAAATTACCCCAG CAATAGCGTTTTGGCACCAGCATCCCGTCCATCCAGTCCAACCGGTACATCTGGTCCATCTGGTCCATCTGGTCCATCCAGTCCATCCGGTCCATCCAGTCCATCCAGTTCATCCAGTCCATCCAGTCCACCCGGTCCATCCAGTCCATCACCTGAGAAACCCAGAGCCGAGAACACAACACTGCTGGACGATCAGGAGGGTACAGTTAGtgagcctcctgctgctcctctgaaggatggAGACAGCAGTAACCTCCAACTGGACAACTGcactcctgctgctgaaaatcTGCCACCAGGTGTGATCCTGGTTCCACTTGCGACAGCCGAGAACACAACACTGCTGGACGATCAGGAGGGTACAGTCAGtgagactgctgctgctcctctgaaggatgaaGACAGCAGTAACATCCAACGAGATGACTGCACTGCATCTGCTAGAAATCTGCTATCAGGTGTGATCCTGGTTCGACGTGCGACAGCCGAGACCACATCACTGCTGGACGATCAGGAGAGTACAGTTAGtgagcctcctgctgctcctctgaaggatgaaGACAGCAGTAACATCCAACGAGATGACTGCACTGCATCTGCTAGAAATCTGCTATCAGGTGTGATCCTGGTTCGACGTGCGACAGCCGAGAACACGACACTGCTGGACGATCAGGAGAGTACAGTTAGtgagcctcctgctgctgctcctctgaaggatgaaGACTGCAGTAACATCCAATCGGACAACTGCTCTCCTGCTGAAAATCTGCCATCAGGTGTGATCCTGGTTCGACCTGCGACAGCCGAGAACACGACGTTGCTGGAAGATCAGGAGAGTACAGTTAG ttttcagtctggactgaacaagacagagtcagagtccaCAGTGAGAAACACCAACAGTAACACGAAGACGTCTGAGGACTCAGCCACATGTG AAGACACCGAGCcaaagaagaaggggaagaagaagaaaagaggcaTTTTCTCTTGGTTGAGGAAGattttcagctgctgtgtttctctccatTCATTAGGGATGTGTGAAGACAGTTCTGTGTAG